A region of the Silene latifolia isolate original U9 population chromosome 9, ASM4854445v1, whole genome shotgun sequence genome:
AGATTGAGGTAAGTGGCTAGGCTAGGTGGGAGTTGGGTTGGGTGCTGTTTGGGTGTCTGGTTAGGCTCGGGAAAACAGGGTTCTCAGATTTGGCTGGGTGTTTGTGTCGTGGGTTTGAGGTGGAAAAAAAGATGGGAATGGTTGGTGGTTAAGGGGGTTTGAACTCGTGACCATAGGGGGATGGGATATGCCAAAGATATACCTAGATTCTAGTGCACAAAGTTATTCTAAAATTGAGCTGAAAACAGTCTCAAAATCCCGTTTAAAACCGCTTAAAAAAAATCAATTCTTCGAAttaaaataaagcgataaaaaacGAAACCGTCACATGttatatttcaaataaatttaaaataaaaacattGAAGAATAActtatttttcaaataaattatgaaagctttaaattttaaataaactcgaaaatatgaaaaccgatgaaataaatttcatttgtttcgaaatcatttaaatttcatttaaattataaaaccgtcAAATAACGCTTGTCCCACATCATAAAACGGAATCCGTTAACGAGCGATGTAAGTAAACATgtgtccattagacttgcgtatataagctcgccagccataagaagataaCATACCTGAAACTCCACTGGGAATTAACTTCTGCTTTTGTTGTGTCAaatcatcattggtcgtcgacccacaaACTTGCATATATGTTGGGTTAACATGATTCACAAATGAGATGCCATCGGTGATTTAATGGCAGAACCCGAGCTATATGATGACATTAAgaggagtgttcggtttgatgggagggGGTGTGTGCCAGATGATGCTGATTTGAAGAATGTAATTATGACtcaggctcattgcactccttattcagtgcATCCGGAAAGTACCAAGCTCTATAAGGACATAAAGAAGACTTTTTGGTTGCCCGGAATGAAGAAAGAGGTAGCTGTGTTTGTGGCTAGTTGTTTGACTTGCCATAGGGTCAAGGGGGGGTATTGGAGACCGCAAGGTAAGATCCAGTCATTTGAAGTACCCGAGTATAAGTGGGAGTCGATATCTATGTACTTTATTGTCGGGTTACCGAAGAATCAGCAGTATAATTACATGATTTGGGGTATTGTCGATCGTCTGACGAAGTCAACTCATTTTATTCCGATGAAACATACTTAGAGTAAGATTCAACTGGCTAATGGATACATTAAACATGTGGTAAAGACTAGTTGGGGTACCAAAGGATattgtgtcagatagagatgcgaggtttatatctcggttttggcaagagttataGGAACTGATGGGAACTACTTTAAAGATGAGCACACCATTCTATCTTGCGACAGATGTTCAAACTAAGAGGACCATCAAGATCTAATAAGATATGTTGCGAGCTGGTGTGATGGATTTTTGTGGAAGTTTGGAAGATcaacttgatttgatcgagttttcatataaCAAAATCTATCATACAAGTATTCGGATGGCACCGTCTGAGGCACTCTAAGGAAGGAAGTGCAAAAGTCCACTGTGGTAGGATGATAGCGCAAAAGCTATGGTTTTTGGACCGTAATTGGTATAAGATATGATTGAACAAGTGCATTTGATTCGATAAAAGATGAAGGCGGCCATGATCAGCAAAAGAGCTATGCGGATCTGCATCGCAGAGATTTTGGGTTCCAGGTGGGtgacaaagttcttttgaaagtgtcacctatgctcGGAGTTATGAGGTTTGGCAAGAGAGGGAAGTTGAGCGAGAAGTTCATAGAGCCTTATGAGATATTGGATCCGATAGGTGAAGTGGCGTATCGCCTAACTTTGCCACCAGCTCTTGAttgagtgcataatgtgtttcatgtaacataactccggaagtatgtgagttaTTCATCTCATGTATTAGAGGTTGAGAACATTAAGGTGGATGAAACTCTAACATACGTGGAGATGCCAAAGGATATTTTGGATCGTAAGGTACGGAAGACAAGGAATGGGAGACTACTTTGCTTAAGGTGTTATGGTCTAACCATAATGTTGAAAAGGCGACATGGGAACCAGAAGAAGCAATGAAGGAGCGTTATCCACATCACTTTGATTTgttatgtttggttacggggtcaTAACCTTattcttttaaggggggtaggagatgatcgcatgtgATTTTGGGACATTTTGAGGTCGGTTTTGGTCATGTTTTGTGTTGTTTACTCATCTTTTGGGTTATGTTTTAGTATTAGTTGGGGTTGCTTTGGGTTGTGTTGGATAGCGGTTTGGGTTGTGCATGTCTTATACAAGTATaagtttgaacttcggggacgaagttcgttttaaggagggaagactgtaacacTACTCATTTCTGAGTataagatactcggtcgagtaggttgtactcgatcgagtgcgtcgTCGGGTGTTTTAAATCTGGTTTCTTATGTAGTGGCACTGGACCGAGTTTAagtgacactcggtcgagttggtCGTACTCGGCTGAGTGGCTTTGATACTCGACAAAGTGCGCAGTCTAACACGCGTTA
Encoded here:
- the LOC141601820 gene encoding uncharacterized protein LOC141601820, coding for MAEPELYDDIKRSVRFDGRGCVPDDADLKNVIMTQAHCTPYSVHPESTKLYKDIKKTFWLPGMKKEVAVFVASCLTCHRVKGGYWRPQDEGGHDQQKSYADLHRRDFGFQVGDKVLLKVSPMLGVMRFGKRGKLSEKFIEPYEILDPIGEVAYRLTLPPALD